The genomic stretch CATATGGAATAAGCAACTAATTCTAGAATTAAAGTGAACAAAAATGTCTCAATTAAAGATTTTGTAATAGTCAAGTTGCACTCCACATGATCTTTAATATAAGGACCAAACATATCGAattggattttcattatatcatAGAAAATGTGCTTGTTGGTTTTATCATCACCAGCTACCTTAATACAATGACTAAGTCGCCCATATTCTTATCAAGTCCCTTAGGAGTTACTGAATTGGGTTCATTTGTAACAAGTCTGGTGCATATAACTTGTATGCTCTTAGAGTGTTATTGTACAACAGTTTATTTAAGGGTAGTGTGGCCGAAGACCCACATATGCCTGATTGTACATGTATTGTACTCCAATGATAATGCAATAATAGAATGTCATAATTATCTCCCCATTTCAACATATATAAACTACACTAAAACTTCATCAAGCATTGGCAGATGACTTGTCAAATATAGCACTCAAATGGGAAATATTCTTTGAAAAAAAGGTAAGCATACGCTACAAGAACATAGTATATCAACATTTTACTTTCATCACATAAGTTAGCTTATGACAAAGTAAAAACAATCAATAGTACCGTgttaaaaaaacacaaaaaaatagTAATATATACCTTCACTTCGGTCTGAAAAGCCACAAACAATACATGCACATACCCATGGCCTTCCAGCACGGGAAGCTTTTGCACCACCTTTGAGTTCACCATTATGCTGTCTTAAACTACAACATAAAGATAAGTACAAATCAAACACCTATTTCTTTAACTCCAAGGAAAATGGTTACCTAAGCAGCATTTCAAAATTAGAGGCACTGTTTTTGAATCTTTGTTTTTCCTTAGCTATTAAGTTGTTTTGCTTAGCAAGTAGCTCTATCAAATTGCAGAACCCCTACTCATTACAGCAGGACTGTCTCATTCAATTACTTAACATAGATGGTTAGCTATTTTGTTCTAACAATTTGGCCTATTAAGGGCATGTATTTTTTATCAATTGTATTGAATGAAATAGTGAGATCAATTCTCTTTCACTCAACTCTTTGTTTACAAAATTCTGCGAGTTTATGACTGTGTGAGATATGTTGTAAATATATCAAATTATATATTGCAGAATAGAGGCAACATTGTAATTTTCAAACAATTATCCTTGCCTAATTTAATGGGATTTTGAATGCCAATACTTCATGCACATATCATATCCTTGTGATCAAATCTAGCCACAGAAACATCAACAACTAATGATAATTGATAGAAAGATAAAAGAGCAGGATCAGTTTCATATAACCACAGaaatgcaaaaagaaaaaagggaaaaaCTTTCAGCATCCAATGGAAATAGTGGAGATTAGAAAACAATGAATTGAACATAGAAATTAACAGAGAGGTGTCTCTAGCTCAGAAAATGGTAAAACAGTGAAATTACGGTTACCGGCGAGGGAAATTGGTAGTGACGCCAACGTAGGTTTTGATTGGGAGGTTGGTGGAGAGAATGAGATAAACACACCATGGGTCTGACTTCGGTTTGGCGTTGATTTTGAATTCGGATTTTGTAGGAGATGATGATTTAGATAATTTAGGGTTTGGAATTGGGCGTTTGACGGAGCGAAATGTCTGAGATAGCGTTCTCATCATCAAACAAACATTACCGTTGGCGGTTCTTAACCTCCCCGGCCAGCTCTGTTGAAAACAACAATCGTAGAATAATAATAAGAATAAATTCTCATCTGAATAAATTATACTCCGTGTAAATCTAGCAATTATATAGATTTTATAGAAATTCGGTTAAaattcaccaattttttttaGCTGCCAAGAATTTTTTTATATAAGCTTTATATATAAATTAAAGGTTTAAATAGTTTTTTCTCCTTGTAAATTAATGTTTTTATTTTCGTTTTGGAAAATaatttttgaatattaaatttattttgttttaattctTAAAGTTAAAATATACAAgaaaatttaaagaaaaatttGTATGAAATCTGTTGATTTTCCTATGGAATCAAATgggaattttttttaaaacaaccaaatttttttaaaatttttcgaaaataaccaagttttcaaaaaaaataccaaaataaccaagtttggtagaggatgcgccagatgaattggcgcacccACATACCTTTAAGAGGAAGCGCCAGATGCATTGgcgcacatgcattgggccttatgaagaggcgccaatgcttgtggcgcctgcattggccctccaagaggaggcgccaatgcctctggtgcctgtgtgtgttttgtgtggtgggtgtatgcgccaattcatctggcgcatacaccccctcctagtattttcttaattttttttttaattttt from Lathyrus oleraceus cultivar Zhongwan6 chromosome 7, CAAS_Psat_ZW6_1.0, whole genome shotgun sequence encodes the following:
- the LOC127101671 gene encoding structure-specific endonuclease subunit slx1 — protein: MMRTLSQTFRSVKRPIPNPKLSKSSSPTKSEFKINAKPKSDPWCVYLILSTNLPIKTYVGVTTNFPRRLRQHNGELKGGAKASRAGRPWVCACIVCGFSDRSEACVFESKWKALTRRLPRKNQNGESSKQSEDPSRPLLQHRQAALNRVKTSLDCTDLEINWHLDPL